The region AAGATTTTTTCCGATCTTGGGGCCTGGCAAATTGCCCAATTGGCACGCCACCCGCGCCGTCCTTATACCCTGGATTATATCAAACACATCTTTACCGACTTCGAAGAGTTGGCTGGCGACCGCGCTTATGCCGATGATAAAGCGATCGTTGGTGGTATTGCGCGCCTGGATGGCCGCCCGGTGATGATCATTGGTCATCAGAAAGGCCGCGAGACCAAAGAGAAAATCCGCCGTAACTTCGGTATGCCGGCACCAGAAGGCTATCGCAAGGCACTGCGTCTGATGGAAATGGCTTCTCGCTTCAAGATGCCGCTGATCACTTTCATCGACACGCCAGGGGCTTACCCGGGCGTGGGCGCGGAAGAACGCGGCCAGTCTGAGGCCATTGCCCGCAACCTGCGTGAAATGTCTCGCCTGAATATCCCGGTGATCTGTACCGTGATCGGTGAAGGCGGTTCTGGCGGCGCGTTGGCGATCGGCGTTGGCGATAAAGTGAATATGTTGCAGTACAGCACCTATTCGGTGATCTCGCCGGAAGGTTGCGCTTCAATCCTGTGGAAGAGCGCCGACAAAGCGCCGTTGGCCGCAGAGGCGATGGGCATTACCGCACCGCGCCTGAAAGAGCTGAAACTGATCGATTCGGTGATCCCGGAACCTTTGGGCTCCGCTCACCGTGACGTACCGGCAATGGCCGCCTCGTTGAAAGCGCAATTGCTGGCCGATCTGAAAGATCTCGACGGCCTGAACAACGAAGAGTTGCTCAATCGCCGTTACCAGCGCCTGATGAACTACGGCTATTGCTGAGTTTTGTCCTGCGTTGCAAAAAACCGCCTTCGGGCGGTTTTTTTATATCTGATGAAAAAGGCATGGCTATGCGCAAGCTTTTTGCGCTGTGGCGCGCAGCATGCCGATGACGGGGTACACACCGTCTTATTTTCATGTTGTTATAGCGGTTTGGCGGTTAACTGACAGGAGCAGCCGATGAATATCATCGCAATCATGAGCCCAACGGGCGTCTATTACAAAGATGAGCCTATTCGCGAGCTGCACACCGCATTGGCTACAATGGGTTTCCAGTTGGTGTATCCGAAAAACGGCAATGATCTGCTAAAGCTGATCGAAGCCAATGCGCGTATTTGCGGAGTGATTTTCGACTGGGACGACTACAGCCTGGAGTTGTGCAGCGAAATTAACGAGCTGAATGAGTATCTGCCGCTGTATGCGTTTATCAACCAGTATTCCACCTTTGACGTCAGCCTGCATGAAATGCGCATGGTGCTATATTTCTTCGAGTACGGTCTGAATGCGGCGGATGATATTGCGCAACGATTCCGGCAATATACCGCAGAATATATCGACACCATTACACCGCCCTTAACCAAGGCGCTGTTCAACTATGTGCGCGAGGGCAAATATACCTTTTGCACCCCAGGGCATATGGCCGGGACCGCCTTTCAGAAAAGCCCGGTTGGCTGCCTGTTTTACGATTTTTTCGGTGCCAATACCTTAAAAGCCGACGTCTCCATATCGGTGACCGAATTGGGTTCGCTGCTGGACCACACCGGGCCGCATCTGGAGGCTGAAGAGTATATTGCGCGCACCTTCAACGCCGAGCAGAGCTATCTGGTGACCAATGGCACCTCTACCGCCAACAAGATTGTCGGCATGTATTCGGCACCGGCCGGCAGCACGGTGTTGATCGACCGCAACTGTCATAAATCGCTGTGCCATTTGCTGATGATGAGCGATATCGTCCCGATTTACCTGCGCCCGTTGCGTAACGCCTACGGCATTCTTGGCGGCATCCCGCAGCATGAATTTACCCATGAGAGCATTGCCGGCCGGGTTGCCACTACCGCGAATGCCAGCTGGCCGGTACATGCGGTGATCACC is a window of Serratia plymuthica DNA encoding:
- the accA gene encoding acetyl-CoA carboxylase carboxyl transferase subunit alpha, whose amino-acid sequence is MSLNFLDFEQPIAELEAKIDSLTAVSRQDEKLDINLDEEVQRLREKSVELTRKIFSDLGAWQIAQLARHPRRPYTLDYIKHIFTDFEELAGDRAYADDKAIVGGIARLDGRPVMIIGHQKGRETKEKIRRNFGMPAPEGYRKALRLMEMASRFKMPLITFIDTPGAYPGVGAEERGQSEAIARNLREMSRLNIPVICTVIGEGGSGGALAIGVGDKVNMLQYSTYSVISPEGCASILWKSADKAPLAAEAMGITAPRLKELKLIDSVIPEPLGSAHRDVPAMAASLKAQLLADLKDLDGLNNEELLNRRYQRLMNYGYC